In Pseudomonas campi, the sequence GCACTGGCGTGTATCTGCGTGTTACCGGCAACCACCTTCGATGCCTGCAGCACTTCAGCCCGAGCCTGGCCCGACGCATCCTCGCGCCTGGCTCAGCCCTGGCTGAACAGCTGGGATACCGGCATGGCTCAGAGCTTGGCGATCGACACCTCGGTGGATTTGACGAAGGCGATCACTTCGCTGCCCACGCCCAGTTCCAGCTCGCGCACGGAGCGGGTGGTGATCACCGAGGTGACGATGCCGGCGGCGGTCTGCACATCGATTTCCGACAGCACGTCGCCTTCGACGATTTCCTTGATGGTGCCTTTGAACTGGTTACGTACGTTGATGGCTTTGATGGTCATGGTATTGCTCCTTGGGTCATGGGTAGCCCGGATGCAATCCGGGACAGGGGTTTGCTCAAAGCGCCCAGCGCAATTGCGTGGGCAGGGGTGAAACGGGTTCCGCCTGGGGCGGCAGTGCGGGCAGCGCCAGCACGCGGTTGAGCACTTCGGCTTCCAGCGCAGCCAGGCGCGCCGAGCCACGCTGACGGGGCCGTGGCAGCTCGACCGGTAGATCGAGACCAATCTGGCCGTCCTCGATCAGGATTACCCGGTCGGCAATGGCCACCGCCTCGCTGACGTCGTGGGTAACCAGCAGCACGGTGAAACCATGCTGCTGCCACAGGCGTTCGATCAGTTGCTGCATCTCGATACGGGTCAGCGCATCCAGGGCGCCGAGCGGCTCATCGAGCAGCAGCAGGCGCGGCTGGTGGATCAGCGCACGGGCCAGGGCCACGCGCTGCTTCTGCCCACCGGACAAGGCCGCCGGCCACTCGTTGGCGCGGTCGGCCAGGCCTACGGCGGCCAGCGCGTCACGGGCCTTGGGCTGCCAGTTGCCGGACAGACCCAAACCGACGTTGTCGATCACCCGTTTCCACGGCAGCAGCCGGGCGTCCTGGAACATCAGCCGGGTGTCTTCGCGGGCGGCGGACAGCGGGCCTTTGCCCGCCAGCAGCTGACCACCACTGGGCGAGTCGAGCCCCGCCAGCAGGCGCAGCAGGGTGCTCTTGCCGCAGCCGCTGCGACCGACTATCGCGACGAACTGGCCGGCCGGGATATGCAGGTCGATGGCGCTCAGCACCTGGCGCTCGCCGAAGGATTTGTGGATGCCTTCGATGGCCAGGGGAATGCCCTGGCGAATGCTGTGCAAGGCGCTCATTGGTCACCTGCCTTGGCCTGGTAGGCCGGGTGCCAGCGCAGCCACACGCGCTCCAGGCCACGGGCGGCCAGATCCGCCAGCTTGCCGAGCACGGCGTAAAGCAGGATCGCCAGCACCACCACGTCGGTCTGCAGGAATTCACGGGCGTTCATCGCCAGGTAACCGATGCCGGCACTGGCGGAAATGGTCTCGGCGACGATCAATGTGAGCCACATAAAGCCGAGGGCAAAGCGCACGCCAACCAGGATCGACGGCAGCGCGCCGGGCAGGATCACCTGCCAGAACAGGCCGATGCCTTTCAGGCCATAGCTGCGCGCCATCTCCACCAGCGCCGGGTCGACGTTGCGGATGCCGTGGTAGGTGTTCAGGTAAATCGGGAACAGGGTGCCGAGGGCGACCAGGAAGATCTTCGCGCTCTCGTCGATGCCGAACCACAGGATCACCAGCGGGATCAGCGCCAGGTGCGGCACATTGCGGATCATCTGTACCGAGCTGTCGAGCAGGCGCTCGCCCCATTTTGACAGGCCGGTAATAAAGCCCAGCACCAAGCCCAGACCGCCGCCGATGGCGAAACCGATAGCAGCACGCTGACCACTGATGGCCAGGTGGGTCCAGATCTCGCCACTGGCGAGCAGCGCCCAGCCGGCCGCCAGTACCGCGCTCGGCGCCGGCAGGATGCGCGTGGACAGCAGGCCGGCGACCACAGCGATCTGCCACACCGCCAGCAGCGCCAGCGGCAGGGCCCAGGGCGCCAGGCGCAGGCCGATTTTGTGTAGCGTTTGCGTCGACATGCTCAACGCTCCTTCACTATGTGTATGGACAACCACCCTCTCCCCCAGCCCCTCTCCCGCAAGCGGGAGAGGGGAGCCAAGCCCGTGCCAGCGAACTAGCTGGCAGCGCAGATCTGCTCCCTCTCCCATTTATGGGGCGAAGGCGGAAATAGCGAAGCCCTGCTTCGCCCGCTGTAGCGCCCTGAGCCATGCGAAGGGCCGGGGCGCGGAGCGGGGCCGGGGGAGAGGGTGCCTTTCAACTCGCGGCTGCCGCCTTGGGCAGAATGTCGCTGGAGATCATTTCGCCGAACGGGCTGACGTAGCCGCGGCTCTGCGGGCGCTCCGGCTGGGCGACGTCCAGGTGCGGGAACAGCAGCTCGGCGACCCGGTACGACTCTTCCAGGTGCGGGTAACCGGAGAAGATGAAGGTGTCGATGCCCAGCGCGGCGTATTCCTTGACCCGTGCCGCTACGGTCGGGCCGTCGCCGACCAGGGCAGTGCCGGCGCCACCGCGTACCAGGCCGACCCCGGCCCAGAGGTTGGGACTGACTTCCAGCTTGTCCTTCTTGCCGCCGTGCAGGGCAGCCATGCGTTGCTGGCCGACCGAGTCGAAGCGCGCCAGGGAAGCCTGGGCACGAGCGATGGTGTCGTCATCGACATGGCTGATCAGCTTGTCGGCGGCCTTCCAGGCCTCTTCGTTGCTCTCGCGCACGATCACGTGCAGGCGGATGCCGAAGCGCACTTCGCGGCCCTGGGCCGCAGCCTTCTCGCGCACCTGGGCGATCTTCTCGGCCACTGCGGCCGGCGGCTCGCCCCAGGTCAGGTACAGCTCGACCTGCTCGGCGGCGAGGTCCTGGGCGGCATCCGAGGAGCCGCCGAAATACAGCGGCGGACGCGGCTGCTGGATCGGCGGGTAAAGCAATTTGGCACCCTTCACCTGGATGTGTTTGCCGGCGTAATCGACGGTTTCGCCTTCGAGTACGCGGCGCCAGATGCGGGTGAATTCCACCGAGGCTTCGTAGCGCTCGGCGTGGGACAGATTGAGGCCGTCGCCGGCCAGTTCGTCCGGATCGCCACCGGTGACCAGGTTGAACAGCGCGCGGCCGTTGGACAGCCGATCCAGGGTCGCGGCCTGCCGCGCCGCCACCGTCGGGGAAATGATCCCGGGGCGCAGGGCGACCAGAAATTTCAGGCTCTGCGTCACCGGGATCAGCGAGGCGGCGACCAGCCAGGAGTCCTCGCAGGAACGCCCGGTGGGGATCAGCACCCCGCCGAAGCCGAGGCGATCAGCCGCCTGGGCGATCTGACTGAGGTAGCCATGGTCGACGGCGCGCGCGCCCTCGGCGGTGCCGAGGTATTTGCCATCGCCGTGGGTGGGCAGGAACCAGAAAATATTCAGGCTCATGGAGGGGTCTCCTTGGTCATACGTAGCCCGGATGCAATCCGGGGCGGGATTTCCCGGAGTGCATCCGGGCTACTCGAAGCATTTGAGTGACAGTCGCCTCTCCCGGCCCTGCGGGCCACCCTCTCCCATTTATGGGAGAGGGGCTGGGGTAGAGGGAGGGCCGTTACTGCTGCGCCACCTTGACCGGCGGCGCCCAGATCACGTCCTTGATGGTCAGGCGCTTGGGGATCAGCTTGAGGTCGCTGAAGGTGTCGGCGATCTGCTGCTGCGCCGCCACCACTTCGGGGCTGATGAACTGCGCGCCGTAGGCCTGACGCTCTACTGCCGTGCGCGTGATCGCCGGCGACAGACCGAGCAGCGGCGCCACCTGGGCGGTCGCCTCGGCACTGTTGGCGCGGGTCCACTCGCCGATGCCACGGATTTCCTCGACCAGCACGCTGACCACCTCGGGGTTCTGCAGCGCATAGGGCTTGGCGGCCAAGTAGAACTGGTGGTTGGCCACCAGACCCTGGCCGTCACGCAGGCTGCGCGCTTGCAGCTGATGCTCGGCGGCTGCCTGGAAGGGGTCCCAGATCACCCAGGCATCGACGCTGCCACGCTCGAAAGCGGCGCGGGCATCGGCCGGCGGCAGGTACACCGGCTGGATGTCGCTGTACTTCAGGCCGGCGTCTTGCAGGGCACGCACCAGCAGGTAATGCACGTTGGAGCCCTTGTTCAGGGCGACTTTCTTGCCCTTGAGCTCAGCCACCGATTGCAGCGGCGAATCCTTGGGCACCAGGATCGCTTCGCTGGTCGGCGCCGGCGGTTCGTGGGCCACGTAGAGCAGGTCAGCCCCGGCCGCCTGGGCGAAGATCGGCGGCGCTTCGCCGGTGGTGCCGAAGTCGATGGAGCCGACGTTCAGCCCTTCGAGCAGCTGCGGGCCACCGGGGAACTCGGTCCACTGCACCTCGATGCCCTTGTCGGCCAGGCGCTTCTCCAGCGAACCCTTGGCCTTGAGCAGCACTAGGGTGCCGTATTTCTGATAACCGATTCGTAGCGTTTCGGCTTGAGCTTGAGTAATGGCGCCAAAGCTGATGGCCGCTGCAAACAGGGCGACCAGGCTCCGACGCAAAGTGATAGTGCGCATGGCGCTCTCCTTTGCAATTCGTGATTTAGGTGTCGACCTGCTCGCCCGTTGGCGGGTGAGTAAGGAGGGGTGTTGCTGTGTCTCACGGGTTTCACCCGCCCTACGCACCAGCGATCCGTAGGGCGGGTGAAACCCGCGTTGGTTCAGATACTCCAGCGGGCATTCACCAGCCGGTCGTTCAATAACTGTGGATCGATTGGCTGCGGCCGGCGGGCCAGGGCGGCGAGCAGTTGCTCGATCGACTCGTCCAGCCGCTCGACCAGCTCGCTATCCAGCTGCGCCGGACGCTCGCCCTCGGCATAGGCGATCTGCTTGTCCACGGCGAATACGCCATGCAGCATCTCCTGGGCCTTGAGCGCCGCCAGCACCGGCTTCAACGCGTAATCCACGGCCAGCAGGTGCGCCGGGCTGCCACCACTGGCCAGCGGCAGGATCACCTTGTGCGCCAGGGCGCGCTCCGGCAGCAGATCGAGCAGCACTTTCAGCGCGCCGGTGATCGAGGCCTTGTACACCGGCGTCGCCACCACCAGGCCATCGGCACTGGCTACCACGGCCTGCAGCTGCTGCACCGCCGGGCTGTCGAAACGGGCGTGCAGCAGGTCCTCGGCCGGGAAGTCACGCACCCGCAGCAGGGTCACTTCGACGTGCTGGGCGCGCAGGCGCTGAGCGACATGCTCCAGCAGCACTTCGGTGCGCGAACGCGCTGCGGGGCTGCCAGACAGCAGAACTACGTGCATGGCCAGTCCTTACCGGTTCGGCTGCGGGGTCAGGCGCAGGTAGGGTTTCACCGCGCGATAACCCTGCGGGAAGCGCCGGGCGATCTCGTCCTCGTCCTTCAGCGACGGCACGATCACCACTTCGTCGCCGTCCACCCAGTTGGCCGGGGTGGCGACCTTGTGGCTGTCGGTCAGCTGCAGGGAGTCGATCACCCGCAGGATCTCGTGGAAATTGCGCCCGGTGCTGGCCGGGTAGGTGATGGTCAGGCGCACCTTCTTGTTCGGGTCGATGACGAACAGCGAGCGCACGGTCAGGGTGTCGTTGGCGTTCGGATGGATCAGGTCATACAGGTCGGAGACCTTGCGATCGGCGTCGGCGATGATCGGGAAGTTAACCCGGGTGTTCTGGGTTTCGTTGATATCGTCGATCCACCTCAGGTGCGAGTCGACCGGGTCCACCGACAGGGCGATGGCCTTGACCCCACGTTGGGCGAACTCGTCCTTGAGCTTGGCGGTGAAGCCCAGCTCGGTGGTGCACACCGGAGTGAAGTCGGCCGGGTGGGAGAAGAGAATGCCCCAGCTGTTGCCCAGCCACTCGTGGAAACGAATGCGGCCTTCACTGGAGTCCTGTTCGAAGTCGGGGGCGATGTCGCCCAGGCGGATGGTCATGCTGCTGCTCCTTGAGAGTCGTGGCGTGGGGCTCACTATGCTCAGGAACGAAAACGAATAAAAAGAATAAATAATGATTTATTTATTCCATAAAGAGATATGCAGCGAATCATCGACCGCCTCGCACAAAGGCATAAGCATCAAATTATTTATTCTTTCAAAGAATAAAAACTCCCTCCTATAGTCGCTGCGTTCCCCTTCTTCCAAGGACGCCCGATGAAACGCCTACTGCCCGCCACGCTCCTCGCCACCGGCCTGCTCCTCGCCCCGCTGACCCAGGCCGCTACCCTGCTCAACGTCTCCTACGACGTGATGCGCGACTTCTACAAGGACTACAACGCCGCCTTCCAGCAGCACTGGCAGGCCGAGGGTGGCAAGCCGCTGCAGATCCAGATGTCCCACGGCGGCTCGAGCAAACAGGCTCGCGCGGTGATCGATGGCCTGGCCGCCGACGTGATCACCATGAACATGGCCACCGATATCAACGCCCTCGCCGACAATGGCGGGCTGGTGCCCAAAGACTGGGCCGAACGCCTGCCCAACCACAGCGCGCCGTTCACCTCAGCCACCGTATTTATCGTGCGCAAGGGCAACCCCAAGGGCCTGAAGGACTGGCCGGACCTGCTCAAGGACGGCGTGCAGGTGGTAGTGCCCAACCCGAAGACCTCGGGCAACGGCCGCTACACCTACCTGTCGGCCTGGGGCTATGTGCTGGAAAAAGGCGGCGACGAAAAAGCCGCCAAGGACTTCGTCGGCAAGCTGTTCAAGCAGGCGCCGGTACTCGACACCGGTGGTCGCGCCGCCACTACCACCTTTATCCAGAACCAGATCGGCGACGTGCTGGTGACCTTCGAGAACGAAGCCGAGATGATCGCCCGCGAGTTCGGCCGTGGCAGCTTCGAAGTGGTCTACCCGAGCGTCTCCGCCGAGGCCGAGCCACCGGTGGCAGTGGTCGACAAGGTGGTCGACAAGAAAGGCACCCGCAAGGAGGCCGAGGCCTACCTGAAGTACCTGTGGTCCGACGAAGCCCAGCGCATCGCCGCCAACAACTACCTGCGCCCACGCAACCCGGCGATCCTCGCCGAGTTCGCCGACCGTTTCCCCAAGGTCACCTTCTTCAACGTGGTGAAGACCTTCGGCGACTGGCCGGTGATCCAGAGCACCCACTTCAAGGATGGCGGGGTGTTCGACCAGATCTATGTCGCGCAGTAAGACGCGCCCGCACTGCAAAAGCCCGGCCCTGTGCCGGGCTTTTTCATACCTGCGACACAGACTTGCGGGCTGATTGCTTGCAGAGCTGAAATTGTCCGCGGCACAGCTCTTTGCCGAGCACCTCGACACTTTTGGTTTCGCCCCGCCGGGCGAGTCACTTTCTCTTGTCTGGCCAAGAGAAAGTAACCAAAGAGAAGGCCACCCCTACATCCGGCCCTGCGCTTCGCTCCGGGTTCGTTCGCTCCATCGCCGTTCCAGGGGCCCGCCGCGAAGGGCCATCCCTGGCCCATCGCGGCTCTCGCGGCATCCATGCCGCTCAACCCCTTCCACGACGATTACGTTCACCCTTCTGAAGGGGAATTGGCGTTGCCTGTCGAATTGTGCAGACAGAACAAAAAGCCTTCAGACAGCTCGGAGCCTAGAACCCGTCAGGAGGCCGAGCGTAGGTGTTGTGCAGGGGAAGCCGCATGGATGTGTAAGCGCACGCCACATTTGGCACCTCCTAGCTCTTCATTTGGCATAGACATCTGATGCGCCGGCCAGCAGATTTCAGTAGGTCAGTCGGCTGAATGCATTTTGTGTCGGTGATAGCTGCAGATCGGGCTGAATGCATCCTCGCCTTCGAGCAGTGTTCCACAGACCTCACAGTGGGTGTATTGCCCAGGTTCGTAATGGCAGGCTACACAAATTTGTTCGGCATAGACGTAGGCCTGTTCACCGCATCCAGGACACTCATCCGATGCCGGTGGTTGACCGGCTTTCCGCCGGTTGTAGTTTTCACCCAGCAAGCTCTCAACAATTGCCATGCCGATTACCACTTCATAATCAGTAAGCGCTTGGCAAGCTAGACACTCAAAGAAAGCGTGGGGGCCGGCCGTCTCGTCTTTAAGCTGTATAAGTTGAGAGTCACAATGGCCACACCGCATCTTGTCGATACTCGATGCAACAACTTTGTAAGGCCACTGAATTGCAGCGAGCTTCTTTTGGCATGCCGCGACTTCGCCCTCATGGAACGACGCTACCGCTAGCATCATGTCCCAGCACTCATCACCGAACAGATCAGCCGGTCTCTGCCCTAGGTGAGGTTCACAGAACTCAGTAAGCAATTGCAGCGAGCTAGCGACTACCTCCTTCATCAAATTCACAGGGTGTTTGCTGAAGTAGTGTTCGACGTCGTTGCGTATTTCCCGAAGCTTTTGCAAGCGCTTCCAGTCAATCCCTGAGATGCCTAGAGCTTTCAGCCGAGCTTCAATATCAGCAGCATCGACGCTGAGGTTCCCTTTCCCCTTCCAGATTGGGGCCCCCGACGGGTCAAGGGCCAGCTCTAGACGTGCTTTAAGCAAAGAGTCATTTGAGCCAGTAGGGCTCAGCGCTTGTAGCTTGTGCTTGAAGATCAGCAGAAGCCCGGCGTACACGTTCCGTATAGCTGAGAGCACCCTCCTTGGATCATCGCTATGGTAATCCTCCATGCCGATCTGGATCGAATCCACTGCATTTTTGAGAATCGACACGAACCCTCCTTGGGGAAGCGCCCATAAAGCGCGTCAGAAGGGCGTTAGGATCGTTCTTTTCGTATTTCAGCGCTACAGCTATGGCTAAGAGTCGGATTGGCATCGAGCGATCGAGGCGCAGGCCTTGTGTCGCGGATTCTTCCGGCTCATCTTGCCCCTGTGCCATACATCTACCCCCTCACAGGATGCGGCGAGAGGCGTAAAAAGCTAGGGATGGGCCTTGAACGCCGGCTCCCGGAGCGACACCGGAGGGAGGGAAGTTTCGCGCAGCGAAACCCGGATGCCGGGCGCGCTTTCTCTTTCGCGCGAGCAAAGAGAAAGTGACTCGCCCGGAGGGGCGAAACCAGAGGTATTGGAACACTCAGTAAACAGCCATGTGCAGAGAACGCTACCGGCACCAATCAGCTCAAAAGTGCTGAACATAAAAAACCGGGCCTTGCGGCCCGGAAACGTGCTTCCACCTTGAGGTTCTTTTACAGCGCGTGGGCCTGGTACAGCGCGGTCAGCGCCTCGCCGCGCAGGTAGGCCAGTTCCACCGCGCGGCGATCACGCGGGCGGGCCAGCGGGACATTCAGTTCCAGCTGCAGGCGGCTGGGTGTGCCACCGAGGATCAGCACCCGGTCGCTCAGGTAGAACGCCTCGTCCAGGTCATGGGTGACCAGCAGCAGGGCGAT encodes:
- the ssuB gene encoding aliphatic sulfonates ABC transporter ATP-binding protein produces the protein MSALHSIRQGIPLAIEGIHKSFGERQVLSAIDLHIPAGQFVAIVGRSGCGKSTLLRLLAGLDSPSGGQLLAGKGPLSAAREDTRLMFQDARLLPWKRVIDNVGLGLSGNWQPKARDALAAVGLADRANEWPAALSGGQKQRVALARALIHQPRLLLLDEPLGALDALTRIEMQQLIERLWQQHGFTVLLVTHDVSEAVAIADRVILIEDGQIGLDLPVELPRPRQRGSARLAALEAEVLNRVLALPALPPQAEPVSPLPTQLRWAL
- a CDS encoding sulfate ABC transporter substrate-binding protein, which gives rise to MKRLLPATLLATGLLLAPLTQAATLLNVSYDVMRDFYKDYNAAFQQHWQAEGGKPLQIQMSHGGSSKQARAVIDGLAADVITMNMATDINALADNGGLVPKDWAERLPNHSAPFTSATVFIVRKGNPKGLKDWPDLLKDGVQVVVPNPKTSGNGRYTYLSAWGYVLEKGGDEKAAKDFVGKLFKQAPVLDTGGRAATTTFIQNQIGDVLVTFENEAEMIAREFGRGSFEVVYPSVSAEAEPPVAVVDKVVDKKGTRKEAEAYLKYLWSDEAQRIAANNYLRPRNPAILAEFADRFPKVTFFNVVKTFGDWPVIQSTHFKDGGVFDQIYVAQ
- a CDS encoding TOBE domain-containing protein, which encodes MTIKAINVRNQFKGTIKEIVEGDVLSEIDVQTAAGIVTSVITTRSVRELELGVGSEVIAFVKSTEVSIAKL
- the ssuE gene encoding NADPH-dependent FMN reductase: MHVVLLSGSPAARSRTEVLLEHVAQRLRAQHVEVTLLRVRDFPAEDLLHARFDSPAVQQLQAVVASADGLVVATPVYKASITGALKVLLDLLPERALAHKVILPLASGGSPAHLLAVDYALKPVLAALKAQEMLHGVFAVDKQIAYAEGERPAQLDSELVERLDESIEQLLAALARRPQPIDPQLLNDRLVNARWSI
- the ssuD gene encoding FMNH2-dependent alkanesulfonate monooxygenase, which gives rise to MSLNIFWFLPTHGDGKYLGTAEGARAVDHGYLSQIAQAADRLGFGGVLIPTGRSCEDSWLVAASLIPVTQSLKFLVALRPGIISPTVAARQAATLDRLSNGRALFNLVTGGDPDELAGDGLNLSHAERYEASVEFTRIWRRVLEGETVDYAGKHIQVKGAKLLYPPIQQPRPPLYFGGSSDAAQDLAAEQVELYLTWGEPPAAVAEKIAQVREKAAAQGREVRFGIRLHVIVRESNEEAWKAADKLISHVDDDTIARAQASLARFDSVGQQRMAALHGGKKDKLEVSPNLWAGVGLVRGGAGTALVGDGPTVAARVKEYAALGIDTFIFSGYPHLEESYRVAELLFPHLDVAQPERPQSRGYVSPFGEMISSDILPKAAAAS
- a CDS encoding sulfonate ABC transporter substrate-binding protein; amino-acid sequence: MRTITLRRSLVALFAAAISFGAITQAQAETLRIGYQKYGTLVLLKAKGSLEKRLADKGIEVQWTEFPGGPQLLEGLNVGSIDFGTTGEAPPIFAQAAGADLLYVAHEPPAPTSEAILVPKDSPLQSVAELKGKKVALNKGSNVHYLLVRALQDAGLKYSDIQPVYLPPADARAAFERGSVDAWVIWDPFQAAAEHQLQARSLRDGQGLVANHQFYLAAKPYALQNPEVVSVLVEEIRGIGEWTRANSAEATAQVAPLLGLSPAITRTAVERQAYGAQFISPEVVAAQQQIADTFSDLKLIPKRLTIKDVIWAPPVKVAQQ
- a CDS encoding peroxiredoxin, yielding MTIRLGDIAPDFEQDSSEGRIRFHEWLGNSWGILFSHPADFTPVCTTELGFTAKLKDEFAQRGVKAIALSVDPVDSHLRWIDDINETQNTRVNFPIIADADRKVSDLYDLIHPNANDTLTVRSLFVIDPNKKVRLTITYPASTGRNFHEILRVIDSLQLTDSHKVATPANWVDGDEVVIVPSLKDEDEIARRFPQGYRAVKPYLRLTPQPNR
- the ssuC gene encoding aliphatic sulfonate ABC transporter permease SsuC, with the translated sequence MSTQTLHKIGLRLAPWALPLALLAVWQIAVVAGLLSTRILPAPSAVLAAGWALLASGEIWTHLAISGQRAAIGFAIGGGLGLVLGFITGLSKWGERLLDSSVQMIRNVPHLALIPLVILWFGIDESAKIFLVALGTLFPIYLNTYHGIRNVDPALVEMARSYGLKGIGLFWQVILPGALPSILVGVRFALGFMWLTLIVAETISASAGIGYLAMNAREFLQTDVVVLAILLYAVLGKLADLAARGLERVWLRWHPAYQAKAGDQ